The sequence GGACTGGCGTCGACGTTCGACGATCCACCCGCCGACTACCTCGATGTAGGGTCCACCGGCGACCAGAACTGGGAGCGCCTGGAGCGGGAAGAGCAGGTGCTGGCGCTGGCACAGCAAGCTGCAGACCTTCGCCGCGAGTATCCCCGTGCCGACCTTCCGGTGGCGCTGCTGTCGGTACTGCGCGATGACGCGATCAACGCCCGTGATCTCGACCCCTACGACCTACTGGTTGAAGTCGGCAAGCGTGCGTTGGACACCGCCGCTGAGTACGGTGCGCCGTTCGATCGGGCGCGCTCGCAGGTACTGACGATCGCACGGGAGGACCCGACTGGGCGGGCCGACGACCTCGACGCTCTGAGGGAGGTGCTTGAGCGCGGGGTACGGATCACCGAGTTCCTCGACCGCGTCGACCACGACCACCCTTCAGTTGAGGCCGCGGAGTGGCGGGACGCGCTGGCGACGGCCGTTGACGACGCGTTCCCGAACATCCTACGGCCTATCGACAGCCAAATTGAGGCGATGGGTGACGGCCTCTGGGAACGCTCGGACTTGTTCGCCTACGACTGGCAGGAGTTCGAGTCACTGGTGGGGTCGCTGTACGCCGACGATGACTATGACATCGAGGTTACGACCGACACCAATGACGGTGGCGTCGACGTGTGGGCGCGCTCGCCCGGGGAGACAGTCGCGGTCCAGGTGAAACAGCACTCGCCGGGGAACACGGTTGGCCGCCGCGTCCTCCAGCAATTGGCCAGCACCATCGCCAAGGGCAGCGCGGACCGAGTTGTGGTTGTGACCAGTGCAGAGTTCGCTAACACCGCAATCGAGTACGCCGCTGAGTTCGGGCCGGAGATGGATCTTGTCGACGGCGACGACCTAGTGCGGCGACTTTCAGCGTCAGATCTTCCGCCGCCGCGGACAATCGAGCCTTGACCGGGTGCTCCATCAGAACCACCCTTGTGGACGCAGACGCGTTTTGAGAGTAGAGAATGGTCGAGAGGACCGAATTCGATTCAACTGGCTTTATGTTCTGACTTCATTATAACTATCTTGTCCGGTCTTCATCCAACTTCCGTGGTGACCACGGTGCCGGATACAACTCGACGCCAATCCCGCCCGCTAAACACACTACGGACTAGGGATTTCAGCAGACCCTTCTGAGCCAAACTCTTCAAGACTGTTCTCAATAAAGGGCAGTCACTTAACCAACAAGAATACTAAAACCGCACCCGTTGGTTAACTGTGCTATGTCAGATCCGCCGAAGTACATTCTCGAGGGTCTTGAGAAGCAATCGCCAGAAACACTCCGAGAAATTGCGCAGATCGCTACCGAGATGGCAGATCGAAAAGAGAGTCAACGCGAGGCAGAACTCGAAGAGCAGGAGGTTGATGATCAGCCTGAGGACCTCAATTGCGACAACGCACCATCCAGTGCGACGCTGACGAAAAAGGAAATCAACGGAAACCAGTATTATTACTGGCAGTGGCGAGAGGGCGAAAAAATCAAATCAGAATATATTCGGCCAGTTGATCCAAAGCGATGACGACTGAGATTGGATTTTAGCTTTCTCTACTACGGGAGTACGGTGCTGTAAGCTTCGTATCCGAGACTACGTCTGACTCTTACGGCTTTGTCTTCAGGATGAGCCGATCCTGTATTGATGAGGTTGGCTGTCTCTCAGTGACTGCTTCCCCAGCCTACCGAGAGTAATCACTCAGGTCGAGGTGCTCTTGGGATGCAACGAATTCGATGACGCCCAAAGTCCTATGGTAGAACCACTGATCTTTATAGCATCTTCATACGACTTTGGTGACAGATGACAGACCCACAGGACTCTATCACGATCGAGAACGTAGTTGCTTCCTCAGGGATCGGACAAGAACTTGCACTCGAGAGTCTCGCAATGGATCTTCCAGGGGCCGACTACGACCCAGAACAGTTTCCGGGTCTCGTTTACCGTACGACGGACCCCAAAGCTGCTGCCCTGATCTTCCGTTCGGGGAAAATCGTCTGTACTGGTGCCAAAAGCATCGATGGCGTCCAAGAGAGCATGGAGATTGTGTTCGAAAAGCTGCGTGATCTCCAGATTGAAGTCGAAGAAGATCCGGAAATCGTCGTCCAAAATATCGTCAGCAGCGCCGACCTCGGCAGAAGCCTCAACTTGAACGCGATCGCTATTGGCCTTGGCCTCGAGAGTATCGAGTATGAACCAGAGCAGTTTCCGGGCTTAGTCTATCGACTCGATGAACCCGATGTTGTGACTCTCCTCTTTGGTTCCGGGAAACTGGTTGTCACTGGCGGGAAGGACGTCGACGACGCTAGACAGGCTATCGATGTGATTGTTGAACGCCTTGAAGATCTGGGTCTGCTCGAATAAGAGAACTCGCTAAGAGCGCTGCCGAAGCCGTATTGGGAGACCTTTTTGTTTGGATCGTTATTGCTGGATCCAGTATGATCGTTTACTCCTTCTTTGCTCACTCTAGATACCGTACGCGATCGAGGACGTCACTCGGGTTGGCGTTGATCTAAACGACAATCCGCTAGCGGCTGTGGCAGTCTGGGACGGCAGTGAAGTAGTCGGCGTCGAGATGGAATCCGGTGCCGAGTTTCGCCACCACCGAGAGCGGATGAAGCGAGCGAAAGACCAGGCGATGGCGACGACAACCTCGAAATAATCCGTGAGGCCCGTCGAAATTACCAGAAATACACCGATTATATCACAGATCACGCCAGTCGGCGGGTCGTCGATATCACTGCGAAACATCAGCCGTGTGCTACCACTTGGAGGATCTGCCCCTTCTCAGACAGCCAGTCGAGGACCCGATCCATGACTGGCCCTACGGGCAGATTCAAGAACAGATTGTAGCCAAGGCACAGGAGCAAGAGATACCTGTTACGCACGTGGACCCGCACGATACGAGCACGCCGTATGCTGGCGTGTCGCCTCGAGTTCGTCGTGATCGTCGTTAGTCATTGAGGTCACACCCGAGACGGGTCGTCGCGTCCTCGACGGCCGATCACTCTTGGTTCTCAAGGGCGCACTCGAGTTCTTCGCACACAGCTGTGATGTCCGACTGCTTGCCTTTGGAGCTAGCCCCGACGTCCTCGCGTGGGTCGTCGACAAGTTCGTACACGCCACGGCCATGTTTCGAACGTGATCGGCTGTCTCGAGCAGCGCGAGACGCTGGCTAACGTACTGGCGCGTCACATCCAGGTCATCGCGAGGTTCAACGGGACGTTGCGCCCATCGTGTAGTTCATCGAGTCTCTTGCCATCGGTCTCCTTTCGGCTGAGGCCATTGGCCTATGCTTTGTGAACACGACTGATTCCGATGGACAGCGATCACCAACTTCATACTGAAACGCGTAGAAAATAATCTGTGAGACGACGCGACGCAATCGCGACCGTCGGCACTGGTACAATTGCCGTATCCCTTTCTGGATGTCTCGATTTTGCCGGTCTTCGCCCGGACAGCACCGACCAGGAGCAAGAGGAGAGCGATGATGATCGTGGCAACCATGATCACCCGAGCGAAGAGGAAATAGACGATGTAGAGAACTCTGACAGAACTGAGGACGACACCGGCGACGGTGATCCACCGGAACCCGAGGATGCCAAGCAACGTGATGCAGGCCAGGACGTTCTCGAATTTGGCGACCTTCGGATCATTGACTACGAAGAACGGGTCGAAGAGTTCGAATACGACGAGGAAATCAGCTACACAGGAGAAGTCGAAAACGTGGGTGACGAAGCGTACGAGTCGGTATCGGTCGAAGTGAGGGTCTACGACGAAGATGGCGAGGAACTGGGCAGCCACCGCGATCTGACTCCTGAACTTGCTGCCAACGAGACGTGGCGCTTCGAGATTGCACCCCATAGCCGGCCGGCGGAGGTCGCCGACCATGACATCGCTGTGACTGGCGAGCAGTAGCCGCAGATCTCACTTTATCGGTGGTCAGAGTTTTGGACTTCGTCGCGGAGAACGAGTAGGTTGTCGCGGATCGCTTCAACCCACTCCTCAAGTGTATCGTGGTTCTCGTGGGGGTCGTAGAGTATACTTCGCAGCTGCTCGTTTTCCTTTTCTAGTTTCTCTATGCGAGCCTCGAGTTCGTCGAACCGACGCCGTACTTCTCCCTCCTCAACCGGCGCGAGATCGTAGTTCGTTTGCGCTTCTGCGAGCACCTCTTTACCCCTATCAGTGATTCGATACTTGTATCCTTCCTTCGGGAGCGCTCCACCTGGAGAGCGTTGCCCTTCGTCTATCTTCTCGACCAACTCAGCATCGATCATCCTTTTAAGGTGGTCGTTGACGATCTGGTTGTACAGCTCGGGGCTGCTCGAAGTGATCCCAGAGGTCCGCGCCTCTCCACCCTCGTTGCGAATCGCGTCGAGAGTCATATATCGCTTTCTCGTCAATTCGCGGGCGACCTCCCACGGCTCCTGGTCTGGATCCATACTTCGACGTTGCTGCGGTAGTCAAAAAGTTTTGTGACCTTTTGATATCTAAACCACTGAGCCGACAGTACTATAGGCCGGCTACCCCCACAACGCTCAAGCGAGGACGTCGCGTTGTGGCGCCACGCCTAGAGCTCTGCATGGATTATCAGCAAAGCGAGAAGCGTGTGGAAAAACAGCCTGGCTACAGCAGGTGAGATGACGAACAGAGCGCTGCGGCGCGACCAGCGAAAAGGGTAGTTCACCGAGCTCAGTGAGAGGTGAATCACATCGAACTCTACCAGAGGAAATATTATTCCGAGGACGTGGTGGACTATCAGGCTATGCACTAGCAAGATGGACTATCAACAGGCTGGTAGATAGGAGGACTATCACCTCGAGTGGAGGCATGTGATCCTGGGAGATCTTGCGTCCTCGAGGCGAGGTAGTGTCTGGGGGTCAGCCCTGGCTACAACAGCGTGGGTTCCCCACAGGAGCGAGCGCGGAGCGAAGCGGAGCGCGAGCGGGCAGTCGGTAGCGGACGGCGCGGTGCTGTAGCGATCCGATCGCTGGTTCAGCCTAGGGACTGCCGCGACCTTCGCTATCAAAATCAGGTGGTCTCCCAAAGTAGTATCATCTCAGAACATGATTATACACACATGGAAGTCTCATACTCCCGCCGTAACGTTCTCCGCAGCGGCGCGGCGGTGTCAGTGGCGTCGGTAGCCTCTCTGGCAGGGTGTATGGCCTTCGATGGGGGATCATCTATGGGGGAGGGAAATCCAGCCAATGCTGGCACAACGGATATCGACGCGGAGGTCGCGACGGCGATTGATCCGGCAGCCTACGAGGACCGGTTCAGCAACGTGGTGGACATCACTGACGATCCGTACAACGCGGATCCGACGGGAGAGGAGCCGATCGGCGATGCGCTGTCGATGGCGTGGGAGGACGACACGTTGATCGTCTTCCCGCAGGGGCAGTACAAAATGAACCAGGGGTTCCGCCGGACGGGGTGGCGCGATGTCGGCCTGATCGGGCAGAACGCGGTGATCCGGCACGGCGAGGTCGAAGCGATCCACGGACACACCGTCGATGAGGGGGAGTACCGTGGTGGCACGATGCTGTTTCGAGTCGGGACGTTCAACCGACCACACGAGGGAGAGTTCGTATTTGGTGGGTTTATCTTCGATTGGACCCAGGAGAACTCGGGGATGCGCGGCCTCTACGCGATTATCAACGATCGGGCTGAGATCCGGAACATCGCCTTCGCGGGGCTGCACGATCTCGGATCGCACGGGAACATGCGGATAGCAACGTCGTCACCGGACGCGTTCGCTCGCGTGAGTTCGGTCGACATGAGTGAAGGCGGAATGCACTACGGCGACACGATCAACACGCGAGAGACGACTGATTACGCCGGCAACGTGAACGAACACGGACTGGGGCAGTCGTGGTCGACGACGGGAATCGTAGGTCACACCAACATGCAGGGGACGACGCTCTTCGAGAACTGTATCTGTGGGCCCTGGCCGGACAACGGGATGTACGTTCAGGGCGGTGGGCGGCAGATCATCCGGAACTGTATCGCGTCGAACTCCGGGACTGCCAACTTCCGGTTTAACAGTACGGACGAGTGGGAACCGATTCCGGAGCTCGATCAGAACGAGGACGGCGAGTTGACACGGGACGGAAGGTATCCGGCGTCGACGGTCGAAAACTCGATCGCGATCGTCGACCGGCAGCCGTCAGGTACTTACTCGAGTGGTCGGTCGATCTGGCACTACTCAGGTGAGGGTCTAATCCGCAACTGCGAAATCGTGATCGCACACGAGGACGACGCCGGCGGGCCCGGAGGCAACTTCGCGATCGGAACACGGTCGGGGGTGACCGAGTCCACAATCGAGAACTGTCAGATCACACTTCGGGCACCGGCGGACGCGTTCTACTCGGGGACGTCAGCGCCGGTAACGCTTCGGAACGTGGATATCGTCGCTGAGGGTTGGGATGCCGGGTCATCGCCGACGGACGTGATGGATGGCCAAACGCCGACGCTCGAGGAGGTGACGCTGAACGGTTCATCGTAACAGAAGTTGGGAGTATGGGTCCTTATATTCAGAATTCCGTGTGAAACTCGCGTTACGTACAGGTGAAGCTGATACCGCTGCGGTACGGTCCAAGCGCAGCACCCGTGAGCGACCGACTGGGAGCGAGCGGCTTTTTAGCGTAGATTTTTGCAAGCGGTTCGAGCGACCGCAGTGAGCGAGGACCCGCAGCAAAAAGGTACGTACGCATCTCTACGTAGCAGCTGTTTCCGGTAGAAAAACATCCAAAGAAAAAGCTCTCAACAGAGTCAAAAGAGCCGACAAACTTGCCTTGTGCAACGAAGAGGTCCATCATCAGGCGATATTGCACAAGACCAAGAAACAGTGATGCATCCCTTGACCCCTTCGATCACCGTCGGCGGAAGTGCCCGTACACTTCGTCTGTCGTTTGTAATCTCGCGTGACGAAGACGTAGCATAACATCCTCGAGACGTTTGTCTTCCCTCCGAATCAACCGAAAGGCGATCGAGTGCCGGAACGTATGGGGAGTGACCTCGCGCGGTTCACCCCGTCCGCCCTCTATCCGATAGGGACGAACCTCGGCGACCTCGGCTGCTTTCGTAACAACGTTTCGGACCGATCGGTCGGTCATCCGATCAGCCTGTCGCGACGGGAACACTGTCTCGCTGTCTTTCCACACTCGGTTCCAGTAGCGACGGAGTTGTCGGCGCGTCTCGTCGGTGAGATCAAGATAGGAGGCGCCGGATTTCCTTTTTGAACCTCGCTCGGTAGATAGAGTTCACCGGGATCGACGCCAAGATCAATATATTCCCAATCGAGCGCGACGAGCTCGCTGACGCGAAGGCCTGTATCTGCCAGAACGACGACGACTGTCTCGTTACGATCCTGAAGGTACGTCGCAAACTCCGCTGAGAGACAGGCGTCGCGAATCCGCTCGATCTGTTCGGGAACCAACTAGGTCTTTGCTTGTTTTTGAGTTTCCGAGTTTCCGGTAAACTCGGAAGCTCCCCTGAAGTTGTAGCACGGGTTTTGTATTGCGGTTATTACTTTATCCCGCAGCCTCAGAGCGGCTTCCAGTAGAACGAGTATAGGTGGAGAACGGTCAGCCCTCACATCACGGCTCGCCAGTATCTTTAGGCACGACGGTGAAACCAAGTGTTCGAAAGTCGCCGTCAAAGGCAAAGATGCGATCGATATTTCGCTCATCAGCCAGGACACTGGTGAGGTGATCAACGAGAGAAATCTCCTGATCATCGTATCGATCGAACTCTGTTACAGCGGCATCGAAGGCTACTCGGTCCGCGTGGATCACCGTCACGTTCGGCGAGGAGCGTATCTGCTGAAGCGCCTTCGAGGCGGCGTCGTGACTATTCCGGAGGAGGAGTGTCGCCAGCTCTCCGAGCACGTGGCTGGTCGTGTAGATCGGCCGGTACATGAGATCTCCGGCGAGGATCGCCTCGCGGACGGCTGTTGCTCGAGCGTGGCGGGCATCGTCCTCGTCGAAGATTGCGTACCACGCGCTCGTATCCACGAACACCGGTGTCGTGCCGGGATCGTCGGTCATTCGTCGTCGCTCTCACCCGCGATCGCGTCGGCAAGGTATGCGTCGGTGTTCGCCGATACATCGGTTTCGCCGCTCGAGAACGTCACAGGGTCGGTGAACAATGGATCGGACGGATCAAATTCATCGACTGGCCCCTCCCGGTCAGCGTCGACGATCCACCATACAACCGCGCCGGCGCCGACCTTCCGACGAGCGACGATACCCTCGTCTTGGAGTTTGAGGAGTTTCTGCCGAGCGGCTTCAGACGTCCGCCCGAGCGCCTCGCCGACCTCTTTTGCGGTGACGATCGGATCGGGCGATCGTCGCATGACCTCGAGGACCCCCTCGGGAGTGACGGTCTCGACGTACTCCCCGCGGTCATTTCGTTTCCGGTCGGAGCTCATACATCTGCATACGAAATCCGCCAACATAAGCCTATTGCTCCGTGGCTTGTGGATCTGGCCAAGCCAATTGTTCCGTGGCAATGGGATAGGTGGATCTTGAATCGTCTGACGTACAGTAATGTTCCCGTCCTTCGAGGTGTGAGACGGCGTCTGGCGAACGGCGGAGTTTGTGGTGAACTCCGCCGTTCTCTATCTGCCAGTCGTGGTTTTGATGAAGCGTCTGTTACGTATAGGTGAACGATGTAACGCAGTGGTTGTAACCTACTCACCTTCTATCAGGAACTCGTGTTGAATAGTGAGGATCAGTTACTCAAAGTCAAATATTGATCGCCTTTGTGGGCGGTTCACGATCGAGGTGGCTCGGGTGCCGCGGTGAAAAACTGTCTGACCTCGTCAGCGACAGCCTCGGGCGTGTGGATAGGACCCGTGTGTCCGGTGCCGTCAATCTTACTCACTTGGGAGTCAGTCACGTGCTCGGCGACGTGATGGTTGCCGTCGATGAACCATGGATCCGATTGGCCTCCCTGCAAGAGCAGGACCGGTGCTGCGATCTTCGCGAGTTCAGATGCTTCGGTCGGGCTCGTCTTCTCTTCTTTGTTGAGTTCTTCTACCTCCTGCAAGAAGAGGTGGACGTTTGCTGCGCAACCTTCGACGAAGTCCGCTATCATCGCGTCGTCCATCTCGTCCATCTCGTCCTCAGTGGAAACCCATTCGATGAAGGTCCGGGCTGCATCAGCCGGACGATCCTCAGCGACCAGCTCGCTCACGCGTGTAATCGTATCAGTGAATTGTGCGAACTCCTCCTCATTTATTGCCTCTACCACAGCTGGCTCGTAAGCGGCGAGGGCGGAAACTGCGTCGGTGCGTTCCGCTGCACCGAGCGCAAGCTGGCCACCCTGAGACCATCCCAGTAATCCGACAGGTTCGCCAACGTTCTCAACGAACGCCGTCACGTCCTGTATTCGACGCTCCGTCGAGAGGTCGGCACTGTGGCCGCTCAATCCCCTGCTTCGCATGCTCATCGTATAGCAGGTAAAACGGTCGGTGAGAAACGGTAACAGCTGATCCCAGACGAATTCGCCGTCGCCCATCGCACCGTGGACAAGAACCAAAGGTGGCCCCTCTCCATGCACGCGTCCGGCTATCTCGGTGCCGTCATCTGAGACGGCTCGGTGAATTTCCTCGTCTGGATTTGATTGTGTTGGTTTATCCATAGGGTGATACACCCTGGTCCACTATGTTGCCAAGTGTCATAGAATCATCCCGTGACAAATTTGCATGATCTGACAGGGGCGCATCGTCTGACTCGAGACACGACGCGTCACAGGCCAGCTCATTGGCGAACGATGTACGGCTTCTCACCTCCGAATATAAGTTGAGACTGACAGAAAGTCCAACGAGGCACTGTCTAGTTGAACCAGTTTGAGAAGTGAGCAGGTCATTGAGTTCGTTGGATCAAATGCTCGCAGACCTGCTCAGCGAGGGCTACGACACGGATTTAGAAGAATCTTGGGAGAATGAGCGGACGGCGACGCCCGTCAGGGCGTTCGCCGTCCGCCTCCATCAGACCGGTTGTTCTCTTCGGGAGACAACAACGATTCTCGCTGAATTAGTCGTTGAGAGCTCTCACGGAGCGGTCTGGAACTGGGTACATCGGCTGGCTGACAGCGAACGCGACCCGCCGACGGCGACGCCGTCGCGGGTCGCTGTCGACGAAACCGCTGTCAAGATCAATGGCGAGTGGTCTTGGTTGTACGCTGCAATAGACATCGATACAAAATTGATTCTCGACGTCGCGTTATTTAGTCGGCATGGCACTGATCCGGCAGCTGCATTTCTGCATGGACTCCGTGAGAAACACGATCTCTCCGAGGCTGAGTTTCTCGTCGATCAATTTGGCTATCGGACTGCCCTTGCTCGATTAGGATTGGACGGTCGGGTGGACTATACCGACCGAAACCTCGTCGAAAAGTGGTTTTATACCTTCAAAATTCGAGTCGACCGTTTTCATAACTCTTGGGTGGGCAGTCGGGAGAGCGCACGCGAATGGATTGAACAGTTCGTGTATTACTACAATTATTAAAGACCGCATCAATCGCTCGATGGAAAAA comes from Natronococcus occultus SP4 and encodes:
- a CDS encoding tyrosine-type recombinase/integrase; the protein is MWKDSETVFPSRQADRMTDRSVRNVVTKAAEVAEVRPYRIEGGRGEPREVTPHTFRHSIAFRLIRREDKRLEDVMLRLRHARLQTTDEVYGHFRRR
- a CDS encoding FxLYD domain-containing protein, with translation MRRRDAIATVGTGTIAVSLSGCLDFAGLRPDSTDQEQEESDDDRGNHDHPSEEEIDDVENSDRTEDDTGDGDPPEPEDAKQRDAGQDVLEFGDLRIIDYEERVEEFEYDEEISYTGEVENVGDEAYESVSVEVRVYDEDGEELGSHRDLTPELAANETWRFEIAPHSRPAEVADHDIAVTGEQ
- a CDS encoding IS6 family transposase codes for the protein MLADLLSEGYDTDLEESWENERTATPVRAFAVRLHQTGCSLRETTTILAELVVESSHGAVWNWVHRLADSERDPPTATPSRVAVDETAVKINGEWSWLYAAIDIDTKLILDVALFSRHGTDPAAAFLHGLREKHDLSEAEFLVDQFGYRTALARLGLDGRVDYTDRNLVEKWFYTFKIRVDRFHNSWVGSRESAREWIEQFVYYYNY
- a CDS encoding helix-turn-helix domain-containing protein produces the protein MSSDRKRNDRGEYVETVTPEGVLEVMRRSPDPIVTAKEVGEALGRTSEAARQKLLKLQDEGIVARRKVGAGAVVWWIVDADREGPVDEFDPSDPLFTDPVTFSSGETDVSANTDAYLADAIAGESDDE
- a CDS encoding TATA-box-binding protein, with the protein product MTDPQDSITIENVVASSGIGQELALESLAMDLPGADYDPEQFPGLVYRTTDPKAAALIFRSGKIVCTGAKSIDGVQESMEIVFEKLRDLQIEVEEDPEIVVQNIVSSADLGRSLNLNAIAIGLGLESIEYEPEQFPGLVYRLDEPDVVTLLFGSGKLVVTGGKDVDDARQAIDVIVERLEDLGLLE
- a CDS encoding alpha/beta fold hydrolase, which gives rise to MDKPTQSNPDEEIHRAVSDDGTEIAGRVHGEGPPLVLVHGAMGDGEFVWDQLLPFLTDRFTCYTMSMRSRGLSGHSADLSTERRIQDVTAFVENVGEPVGLLGWSQGGQLALGAAERTDAVSALAAYEPAVVEAINEEEFAQFTDTITRVSELVAEDRPADAARTFIEWVSTEDEMDEMDDAMIADFVEGCAANVHLFLQEVEELNKEEKTSPTEASELAKIAAPVLLLQGGQSDPWFIDGNHHVAEHVTDSQVSKIDGTGHTGPIHTPEAVADEVRQFFTAAPEPPRS
- a CDS encoding type II toxin-antitoxin system VapC family toxin; this translates as MTDDPGTTPVFVDTSAWYAIFDEDDARHARATAVREAILAGDLMYRPIYTTSHVLGELATLLLRNSHDAASKALQQIRSSPNVTVIHADRVAFDAAVTEFDRYDDQEISLVDHLTSVLADERNIDRIFAFDGDFRTLGFTVVPKDTGEP